Proteins found in one Hemibagrus wyckioides isolate EC202008001 linkage group LG23, SWU_Hwy_1.0, whole genome shotgun sequence genomic segment:
- the nmt2 gene encoding glycylpeptide N-tetradecanoyltransferase 2 gives MAEDSESAASQQSLELDDQDTCGIDGDNEEENEHTQGSPGGDLGAKKKKKKQKRKKEKPSSGGTKSDSASDSQEIKNPAIPMQKLQDIQRAMELLSTCQGPAKNIDEATKHKYQFWDTQPVPKLNEVVTTHGPIEPDKENVRQEPYSLPQGFMWDTLDLSNAEVLKELYTLLNENYVEDDDNMFRFDYSPNFLKWALRPPGWLPQWHCGVRVSSNKKLVGFISAIPADIHIYDTLKKMVEINFLCVHKKLRSKRVAPVLIREITRRVNLEGIFQAVYTAGVVLPKPVSTCRYWHRSLNPRKLVEVKFSHLSRNMTLQRTMKLYRLPDSTRTPGLRPMAAGDVQQVTALLQKYLSKFHLRPVMGEEEVQHWFLPQENIIDTYVVEGSGGRLTDFISFYTLPSTVMHHPLHKSLKAAYSFYNVHTETPLIELMTDALILAKLKGFDVFNALDLMENKTFLEKLKFGIGDGNLQYYLYNWKCPGMEPEKVGLVLQ, from the exons ATGGCGGAGGACAGCGAGTCTGCGGCCAGCCAGCAGAGCCTGGAGCTGGACGACCAGGACACCTGCGGCATCGACGGAGACAACGAAGAggaaaatgaacacacacaagg GAGTCCCGGTGGAGACCTTGGtgcaaagaagaaaaagaagaaacaaaagcGGAAGAAAGAAAAGCCTAGCTCAGGAGGAACCAAGTCTGATTCTGCCTCAGATTCTCAGGAGATAAAG aATCCAGCCATTCCCATGCAAAAGCTGCAGGACATTCAGAGGGCGATGGAGCTGCTGTCTACATGCCAAGGACCTGCCAAGAACATAGACGAGGCCACTAAGCACAAGTACCAGTTCTGGGACACTCAGCCTGTCCCTAAGCTTA ATGAGGTGGTGACCACTCACGGGCCGATCGAGCCGGATAAGGAAAACGTACGACAGGAGCCGTATTCCCTCCCGCAAGGTTTCATGTGGGACACACTGGATCTCAGCAATgctgaagtg CTGAAGGAGCTGTACACGCTGTTGAACGAGAATTACGTCGAGGATGACGACAACATGTTCAGATTTGATTATTCTCCTAACTTCCTCAAATG GGCACTGCGCCCGCCTGGATGGTTGCCTCAGTGGCACTGTGGTGTGAGAGTCTCATCCAACAAGAAGCTGGTGGGCTTCATTAGTGCCATTCCTGCTGATATCCACATCTACGACAC GTTAAAGAAGATGGTAGAGATCAACTTCCTATGTGTGCATAAAAAGCTCCGTTCCAAGCGTGTAGCTCCGGTTCTGATCCGAGAGATCACACGCCGGGTCAACCTAGAGGGCATTTTTCAGGCAGTCTACACCGCTGGGGTGGTACTGCCCAAACCTGTCTCCACATGCAG GTACTGGCATCGCTCTCTAAACCCGAGGAAGCTTGTGGAGGTGAAATTTTCCCACCTTAGTAGAAACATGACGCTACAAAGGACCATGAAGCTCTATAGGTTACCTGAT AGCACACGCACTCCGGGGTTGAGGCCGATGGCAGCTGGTGATGTGCAGCAGGTGACGGCACTGCTGCAGAAATACCTGAGCAAGTTCCACCTGCGGCCCGTCATGGGGGAGGAGGAGGTGCAGCACTGGTTCCTCCCTCAGGAGAACATCATCGACACATACGTGGTGGAG GGTTCTGGTGGCAGGTTGACTGACTTCATCAGTTTCTACACGCTGCCGTCCACAGTGATGCACCACCCGCTGCACAAAAGCCTAAAGGCTGCTTACTCTTTCTACAACGTGCACACAGAGACACCGCTGATAGAGCTGATGACCGACGCGCTCATCCTCGCAAAACTG AAAGGCTTTGATGTTTTTAATGCTCTGGATTTAATGGAGAATAAGACTTTCTTGGAAAAACTCAAGTTCGGAATTGGAGATGGGAACCTTCAGTATTACCTTTACAACTGGAAGTGTCCTGGCATGGAGCCTGAGAAG GTTGGCCTCGTGCTCCAGTAA
- the rpp38 gene encoding ribonuclease P protein subunit p38, with amino-acid sequence MATPGKATKKEKKKPVPVKTSLNNPYDLKWKPLEKGHARFILKTVTEKLGSLDLRKQHVKVFRKWGNKRKAKKVKSDSADTVEPTQESRNRGGSDSVDNAEPTQESQNRGWTDKRLRDELAIGINEVTKGLEKNELGLVLVCDSVKPPHMTNHLISLSQTRSVPACQVPGLSASLAGSLGLTSVLALGFKRQSSAFADTITVLTTKVPPLDVAWVPIGTRASKPESEQHQQFEEKEPERGRKRKLEDSPEVKKDQATLLQPLKVKKIVPNPSKIRKPKIKKAKK; translated from the coding sequence ATGGCTACGCCGGGGAAAGCCacgaagaaggagaaaaagaaaccgGTCCCGGTGAAAACGTCCCTCAACAACCCGTACGACTTAAAGTGGAAGCCGTTAGAGAAGGGTCACGCGCGATTCATCCTGAAAACGGTGACGGAGAAACTCGGCTCGCTCGATCTGCGGAAGCAGCACGTTAAAGTTTTTCGCAAGTGGGGAAATAAACGGAAGGCTAAGAAAGTAAAGTCTGATTCGGCGGACACCGTTGAACCGACTCAGGAATCACGGAATCGAGGCGGCTCTGATTCAGTGGACAACGCTGAACCGACTCAGGAATCACAGAATCGAGGCTGGACCGATAAGCGCCTAAGGGACGAGCTCGCCATCGGCATCAACGAGGTCACTAAAGGCCTGGAGAAGAACGAGCTCGGCCTGGTGCTGGTGTGTGACTCGGTGAAACCCCCACACATGACGAACCATCTCATCTCGCTGAGTCAAACCCGCTCGGTTCCCGCGTGCCAGGTCCCGGGTCTGAGCGCGAGTCTCGCGGGATCGCTCGGTCTCACCAGCGTGCTCGCGCTTGGGTTCAAACGCCAAAGCAGCGCGTTCGCGGATACGATCACAGTCCTTACGACCAAGGTGCCGCCGCTGGACGTGGCTTGGGTGCCTATAGGGACACGGGCGTCTAAACCGGAAAGCGAGCAGCACCAGCAGTTTGAAGAAAAGGAAccggagagagggagaaaaagaaaactggAGGATTCCCCTGAGGTTAAGAAGGACCAGGCCACTTTACTGCAACCTCTTAAAGTAAAGAAAATCGTCCCAAATCCTTCAAAAATCCGGAAACCGAAGATAAAGAAAGCAAAGAAGTGA
- the acbd7 gene encoding acyl-CoA-binding domain-containing protein 7, with amino-acid sequence MLQAEFEKIAADVKQVKSRPSDQELLDLYGLYKQAVAGDINIDAPGMLDLKGKAKWEAWNSRKGVSTEDAMTAYVTLAKEVISKYGM; translated from the exons atgcTGCAG GCCGAGTTTGAGAAGATTGCAGCGGATGTGAAGCAGGTGAAGAGCAGGCCATCTGACCAAGAGCTGCTGGACCTGTATGGACTCTACAAGCAGGCTGTCGCTGGAGACATTAACATCG ATGCACCTGGAATGTTGGATTTGAAAGGAAAAGCCAAATGGGAAGCTTGGAATTCCAGGAAAG GCGTGTCCACAGAAGACGCCATGACTGCCTACGTCACCCTGGCCAAGGAAGTCATCAGTAAATATGGCATGTGA